The Acetivibrio cellulolyticus CD2 genome segment ATACCTTTTTTAGCTGCATCCATCTGAGTAGTATACATCTATAAAGCACCCCTTTTCATCTTATTTTTTATAGTCTTTATCTTTTCTTTAATATTGTCTGACTCTACAATTTCAGTTACCATAGCTACACATTTTGCACCCCTGCCTATCACCTCATCCAAGTTGTGCTCTTTAATACCTCCTATAGCTACATAGGGAATTGATATATTTTGGACAACAAACTTCAGATATTCAAGTCCAACGGGATCACATACATCTTTCTTGGTATAGGTTCTATATATAGGCCCAACTCCTATATAATCCGCTCCCCGCCTTACCGCATCCTCTGCCTGCCGGGGAGAATGAGTGGATAATCCTATTATCATATCATTTCCTACAAGCTCCCTGACCTTTTCAATAGGAAGATCATCCTGTCCAATATGAACGCCGTCTGCTCCAACCAGCATTGCTATATCAATGTTGTCATTAACGATAAATGCAACTCCGGCTTCTTTCGTCATTACTCTAATCTTCAAACATTCGTTATACTTATGTAAAAGCTTTCTATTCTTTTCCCTATACTGAATTATCTTTACACCAGCACCAATCATTTCCTTTACAACCTCTATATTGTTTCTGCCTTTAGAATGCTCCTCGTCAGTTATACAGTACAGGTCAGTATCAAGCATATCCTTTTTGGCAGTTACCCAGCAAATTTTTTCCATTTCATCACATCCTACATTTCATTTAAATGTTCCCCCTGGCAACGCTTCATGTAATATACTGTCAATAAATCAATTTTCTTAAAGCACCATTTGCTAAGTTATTCATTCAATATCACCTAATACAATACTCAGGACTACATCCGCCTGTTTTGCAGCAGCAATATTAACCCTCGGTGAGATTGGCAGAACGTTCTCATTTACCTCTCTTTCAAAATCTCCTACAATATAAAACCTTTCATGCACTTTCCTTACAATGATATCATCGCTTCTCCCCCACCCACCCAATCCGGATGCCGAAACAAGCAACTTTCCTGATGAGAAAAAGCTTTCTGCCATAACTGTCTTGTAAAAAACTTTATCAAAGGCTTCAACAACAACATCACAATCTTTAAATATCTCCTTTATGTTCTCACGATCTACTTTTGTTTGGAGAATATCAATTTCAATATCAGGATTAATTTTCAAAAGGTTTGACTTGAGAGCTTCTACTTTCGGAAGATAAAGTTGATCCAAAAAATAAAATTGTCTGTTCAGATTTGATGGCTCTACTAAATCGAAGTCCACAATTTTAAACTTTGTAAATCCACTTCTTACAAGGTTAAACGCACAGTTTGATCCCAAACCTCCAGCACCTGCTATTCCTATTTTTATTTGTTGAATTTTACTCAACCTGTCATGTCCTATATAATCTGATAAGCCCTTCTCAAAACTATTCATTTTTTCACCATCCCGAGTGATAAATAGAATACTACTCTCATTTTTTTACTTGCCCTCGCACGAGTACAATACAAAAAGCAAATATTTGATTATTTCTAAATTGCTTGCCAATCCTTAAATACAGGTTGATAGCCCTTACTATAAATCGATTTTTTCATTTCTTCAACATTTCTCTTATCAGATATATCGAATTGTCCTTCACTCTTAGATTCAAGCGTATGTCCTCCAACCTCAGTCGATGAACCTGCGGACATTTTTGTCGCTCCGAGCCCAATGAGATTATCACGAAACTCCGCGCATTCTCTGGTTGAAACAGTTATCCCTGCCCTGGGCATAAACAATCTGAACGCCAGCATTATTTGTACAAGGCTCCTGTCATCAACATTAAACTTCGGATGAAATTCCCCATTATGTGGTCTCATTCTGGGCATAGAAACACTAATTTCGGTATCCGCATATTTGGTTTGCAGATAGTCAGCATGCAATCCTGTAAAAAATGCCTCCTTTCTCCAATCATCCAGCCCCAACAAAGCACCTATATTTACACTTCTCATTCCTGCAATACAGGCCCTTTCAGGTGCATCAAGCCTGAACCTGTAATTCCTCTTCGGTCCTTTGAGGTGAAGTTCCTTATAAATATCTTCATTATATACTTCCTGATACATCGTAAACCCGTCAACCCCCGCTCCAATAAGCTCTTCGTACTCACTTATATCCAAAGGATATACTTCTATGGATATGGACCTGAAGTACTTTTTGAGAACAATTATACATTCCTTAATGTACTCAACGGAACTATGAATTCTAGACTCCCCTGTCAAAAGCAGAATATGTCTTAAACCAGTTTCGGATATAATTTTCGCCTCTTTTTCAACCTCATCTAATGTGAGCTTCTTCCTTAGAATGTCGTTTGATATGTTAAACCCGCAGTATACACACTGGTTAACGCAGTAGTTTGCCACATAAATGGGGGTATAAAGGAAAATTACCTTTCCAAAATGCTGTAATGTAAGCCTCTTTGACTTTTGGGCCATATCCTCAAGATGTCTTCCTGCCTTATCCGACAAAAGAGCAAGGAATTCCAGGTCGCTTATTCTCTCCTTGTTAATAATACTTATAATATAATCATCAGTAAGGTTGCTAAAAAAATCTTCAAAATTGAAATTCTTATACTCCACATAATTTTCGTAAAAACTCATTAATACACCTCTTTTCAAATGCTGGATGGAAATACTTTGCTCATTCCTTATGCAAGAAATCCTGTCAGTGGTGAAGATGCTTCTGCGAAATCCTTAACAGCACCTGCACCTGAAAGAAATGCTTTTCTTCCTGCCAAAACCGCATGTCCAAAAGCCTCTCCCATCTTAACAGGATCACCGGCCGTAGCAATAGCAGTATTGACAAGCACTGCTGCAGCACCTAATTCCATTGCTTCAGCTGCTTCGGATGGCTTGCCTAAACCTGCATCAACAATGATCGGCAAGTCTATTTCATCAATCAAAATTTTCACCAGTTCCCTTGTCTTGAGTCCTTTATTGGTTCCAATCGGAGCTCCCAATGGCATAACAGCTGATGCTCCTGCTTTCTTAAGCAATTTAGCTGCCATAAGATCCGGACTCATGTATGAAAGTACTACAAACCCTTCATTTGCCAGCATCTCTGTTGCCTTGATAGTTTCAAAGTTATCCGGCAAAAGATATTTATTGTCTGATACCACTTCAATCTTTATCCAATTTCCACATCCCATTGCACGGGCAAGTCTTGCTATCCTTACAGCTTCATCTGCATCTCTGGCACCTGATGTATTTGGCATCAGAATACAATCCTTCGGTATGTGATTTATCATGTTCTCTTCTTCAGAGTCAAAATCTATTCTTCTTAAAGCAACTGTAACAACCTGAGCGCCCGAGCTTTTAACAACCTGTGGAATAATCCGGTTTGATGGAAATTTGCCCGTACCGATAAACAGCCTGCTGCATAGCTCCTTTCCACCAATAAGCAACTTATCTTCCATTTTATCAACCTCCCCCAACAAATCTTAGCACTTCAACATTATCAGCTTCTTTCAATACAGTGGTTTTCCAGTCATCTTTAATTAAAATATCAAAATTGTATTCAATTATAACTCTTTCAGGCTCTATACCTTTAAATTCAAGCAGTTCAAACATAGTCATTACTTTTTCAAGTTCTGTATTCTTGCCGTTTAATGTAATTTTCAACAATCTCACCCCCATTCAAGCACTAAAAAACGCTTGCACATATAGGCAAGCGTTATAATTCATTGTAAATCTACACAAGCTTCCCTACGGCGGCACTAACCGCATCAGGTTCAAAGGGTTAAGAGCAATGCTCTTTCTCAGCCTAACGGCACCCCCAGCAAATATTCAATTTCATTTGACGACATTATATATTACCAAAAGAAATATGTAAATATAAAAGTTTCCAAATTTTTTAATCAGACAAGAGAAGCAATGTAATTCATTATTTCTTCCCGGCCATCCTTAGTCTCCGAAGAAAACGGAATCAACATATTACCACTGCCAAGTTCCAAAGTGTTTGAAATATCTGAAAGTCTTTCTTTTACCTTCGACCGTGGTATCTTGTCCTTCTTAGTTGCTACAACTATAAACGGCAGTGATGAACTTGTCAGCCATTTAGACATCATTTGATCATCCTCAGAAGGTGAATGTCTTATATCTACAAGCATAACAACAAGTTTAAGCTTCTTGCTCTCATTCAAATAAGTCTCTATTGACTCTCCCCATGCAGACTTAATGTCTTTTGAAACCTTGGCATAACCATACCCTGGCAAATCAACAAAATACAAGACATCATCAATATTATAGAAATTGATTTCCCTTGTCTTGCCGGGTTTAGAAGCAATCCTTGCCAAACTCTTTCTATTTAGAAGAGCGTTTATCAATGATGACTTTCCCACATTAGACCTGCCAACAAAAGTTACCTCCGGTATATCATTGTCAGGATACTGCTCAGGCTTTACAGCCCCTTTTTCAAATCTTGCATTATTGATGTTCAATTTAATAACTCCTTAACATATTTTTCTAGTATTTATGACCAATACCTTCCGCTATATTTTTCTTAAACTCTATTGCTCCAAATAGCTTATTTAAAAAAATCGAAAATAATATATAAGCGATTCCTTACGTCATATTATAGCAATAAAGTATGAAAATATTAAGTCTATTTCTAATTATATTTGAGATATTCCTCTATTCCACCGTTGTATATCGTGCTTATTCTGTCTCCAAAAAAACTCTTATATGTTGCAACAGTGGTTGTACTGTTTAGTAAGACAACAGCCATCTCAGGTTTTCTTTCTTTCCTATGGCTTAATTTGAGTTCTGATATTTTCATAAGGTGTTTAAACTCATAATCCGCCTGTGGCAGTGAATACCCTACAAAAATCCATTTCTCCGCACCAGTCAATGCATCCTCTGCCTGATTCCATAATTCTGGGAAAGAGCTCTCCCTAAAAGATTTTCTGAAGCTGAAAGTAGCAATGTGCGATGATATTTTATCTCCGCAAATAAAACAATTCTCACTGTCTTTGGTTTGAGGCCTGATTGCCCTAAATTCATCAAACAACTCAAAATCCATTGTTTTAAAACCCGCTTTCTTTATCAGTGGAATATCATCATAGTTATCATTAATTAACACTCTACAGTTATCACAATACAGCCAATTGCTTGAACCATGAATTTTAATTATCTTCAGAGGTTCTGTTGTGTCACCAATCTCCTTTCTCCAGCTTTTACCACCATTACAGTAATCTATAGCAATAACCGGATTTATAAGTTTTATATAGTTTTCCAATACAGTGTCCCAGTTAAGAACTATAAAATCTACTTTACTATAATTTGCTATCAACTTGCAAATTAAATTCTTAACGTCTTCAGAATAACTATATTTCTCCTTCAAAATTGTAAACAGCCTATAAACCAGAAATCTTCTAACAGCCCTAAGGCGTATAGAAGAATATTTTATACCAAGATGATGTCCTGAATTTGTAGCTATATCTATACTGGTCAAAATGTCATCCAAACCTGGCATTGTTGAGCCCTTTGAATAACTAAAGACTTCTTCATAAAATCTTTTTAATACTAAAGAAATCGCATTTTCAAATTCATCCTTATAGCAGCTTTCAACCAGTAATTCCGGTATCTCAGATTGAACAGGCAGCCCGGAATTTTTTGAAAAGCCTGCCCCAAGTATTACTGCAACTCTCATGTTTACTCCCGATTAGTTTCTTAGTTTAGTCTTAGTTTCTCTAAAAAAGTTAATTTTATCAATTATTTTCTTCTAATTGATTTTAAGACACTTTTATGATAAAATTTTTATATTATTGGAGGTGAAAATGGGTATGGCATCTTTTCAGAATTGGATTTATTTGCTTGCAGGTGCAGCTTTGTTGGGTGTTTCATTTTTCTTTCTTATGCGTTCTGCCAACAAAAATTTAGAGGAACTAAAATCAAAGTCAAAAAAGAGAAGGTAATCATTTTATAAAACAATTATCCAGGAAGTTTAAATAAAAAAAATAGATTATACTAAAGTTTTGCTTTTTTGCAATGCTAAAAGCTTAAGATTTCACTTTCTTAAGCTTTTTAATTTGATAGATTTTCAAAGCAGATGTACTTTAGGCTAACTACCTCTGAGATTTTGGTTTATAATCAATACATAAGTTGTATCTTGATAGTACAAAACTTTCATGGTATAATTTATAATAAGATAAAGACAGAGAATGTGTTACAACTATACTATATTAACTATGCAATTTATATATAGTATTTTATTTTTTAAGGGGGAATTTTATATGGATTCATCTCAGGATAAACAAAAGCTGGTAACAAAGTTCAACGAAATTCAGGAGGAGATATTACGAATCGGCTGGAATGGAGTTCTCGAAAAATATCATCCGGATATGAATTGTGACGATGTTGATGCAGCTAAAACATTTAAAATGTATAAGAGCATTTATGAGAACATGAAAAAGCGCATGATAGTACAATATTAAATAAGTTTGGTTAAAGGTTGATTGATAAAGTCAACCTTTTTTAATGCCTAAGAAAGTGTATTCCTTCCACTTTTTTATTTGGGAAATTCAAAAAAAGAAGAGCTTGATTAAGCTCTCTTCAAGGGAGTAAATTTATATTTAAAAGGTCTTCCGACCTGTTGTATTTATATTATCTCTAGTTAATTAATAAATTGTGAATAATCTATTAATTTTAAAATCTATATACAGTATTGCGGCCTCCACTTACTTGAATCCTTTATGGTTTGTTTAAGTATTACTGCTGACAGGATTTATTTTTTGCAAGCAAAAAGAGCCATCATCTGTGGCTCTAAATTGGAGGGAAAAATATTTAAAATGTTTTTCATTATTATATTTTTATTTTACCTTTAAATAATTACTAATTTGTGAATATACTATTAACTTTTATAATAAATTTCGTTATTCCATCTTATATTAACCCATTTGTACTTCAAAAAACTTCACTAATAGAAATAAAACTGACAATTTTAAAGGGACGCAAGAATATATTAGAAATAGAATATTTCTAATAGTGAAGTGATTATACATGAAAAAATCAAGAAAAAAAAGGCGCATATATAGGTTGGTAAGTATTGGTGATACCGTGTTTGCCCCCTGTGCAAAAGATGTTTATAGAAAAGCTATAGTTGTTGATACTCAAGAAAAAAATGATAATATAGCATTGAGAATACAATTTGATACTGGTGCTGTCCATTTTATTTCAGCGGAATTATGTTATAGAGTAATCAACGGTGTAGCTATTCCTATAGAAAAACCACGAACAAAATTGCAAAAATTTATTGTTTGGGTTTTAAGAAAACTTGGCCTGAGTGAGATGTAGGCCTGCACTTAATTTGGTAATATCCTCTGCCAAAAATTACTCATATGAACACATACTCTTTAACAGATAGCAAAAAGTTCCAAAAATTTAGAAGAACAGCAAAAAACTCGCCGTTTTAAGGCGAGCGTCAATGGTTCTATCTATATGCAATCATTTAACAGATGACTACTTTGGCTTACTAACAGGAAGCTTTTTCGTTACCAGAAGTAACATTAATACTAAAAGCGAAGGTACTAAAGATATACATATACCCTCGGTAAACCCAACAGGTGTATAAGTTATTTTGATTTTGTGTGTACCAGCAGTCAGTGGTATAGTAATCAGTGAATCGGCAAATGTCTTTAATTCAACTTCCTTACCGTCAACATATGCCCTCCACCCCTGATCATACGGTATAGAAGTAAAAAGTACATCACCTTCATTTGCGCTAACCGTACCACTAACACTACCATTATGATAATTATCTACATGAAGTTCCTTTGATTTTAGAGCAGCCACAGATCTTTCATAGATTTCCTTATTCAAATAGCACAATTTCCCTTCAATATTTCCCGAGTTATTGACTGCTACTTTAACATTTTCTCCTTCATTAAAAGTTCCTATATATTGAACGCATCTTGTTTCATTTGTAAACAATTTAGCTGTATTTTCACCATTAACCAAAAGGTCGCCATCGCCTTCGCTAGTTGTAAAAAATGCATAAACCGGCATACCATTTGAAACAAAATTATATTCTACTGCATTTCCAATATCCGTAGCAGTGTTTTCTAAATAATTAAAGCAATCATCATTTGAATTAGTTAAAGCCTTAATTAGTCGATTCTGTGACTCGAAAGAGTTATCACTAAATTGGAATCCAAATAGCGACTGTTCATTTACTGCAGTTCCAATAGAAAGCGCATTGGAATTGTGATATAGCTTTGCAGAGCCACTTTCTTTCACAGGGCTATAGTATGGTGAAACGGGATGCTCCGATATAACATATCTCACCGAAAATACTGCATCTGTTACCATTGTGGAACCAAAATATGAACTCCACATCCAAGATTGAGCCATCCCCATCTTTTGTAGTAAATTATTTACATATCTGTTATAAGTCGAACTATAATGAGTAATTCCATTGTAGCCAAAACCTATAGATTCATTCTTGGTTCGTTCAAAAGTTGCACCAACTCGGAAAAAACCGTCTTTATCCTTATTTGTTTCAGCAACTAAAGGTGTAATCCGTTCTTTATATTCATGATATGATTCATAACTTTCATAACCAAATTCATTGTTCAGGCCTTTAAAAATAGCAATAGTATTTCCGTACATATCAACTGAGCATATTATAAGAAGTACTAAGGCAATAAGTGGCTTTGTCAGCTTTAATTCTAAAAAAGCTCTGTATGCCGTGAGTATTATCAAAAACGAAAATACAAAACTATACCGGTATGGAAACCAGTTTGGAAACTGAAATACATGCCACACCTTATCCAATGAGCAAATCCATAGACTAAAAAACAACAAGAGAGTAAACAGCCCTGTTAGAAGTTTGCTATGCAGGCTTATTTTCTTTAAAGCGAAAAAGATCACGAACAGTAACAACGCAATAATTCCACAATAAATAAAAGGACTACCAGAGTTTGTAATAGAATCGTAGCTCCCTGGCTGCAACTTTTGTAAGAAGTCATGCATAGAAAAATTGAATTTACTATTGTAATCTACACCTCTTGTACCGATTTTACCTTGGAATAAGGATGCCAAAGTTGGTAGGAGTAAAAAAGCCCCCCAAGAAGCAGCTACAATAACACTAAAAACAAACTTACGCAAACTTTGCAGAATCGCTCTTACACCAAGTTTTTCCTC includes the following:
- a CDS encoding thiazole synthase, with the translated sequence MEDKLLIGGKELCSRLFIGTGKFPSNRIIPQVVKSSGAQVVTVALRRIDFDSEEENMINHIPKDCILMPNTSGARDADEAVRIARLARAMGCGNWIKIEVVSDNKYLLPDNFETIKATEMLANEGFVVLSYMSPDLMAAKLLKKAGASAVMPLGAPIGTNKGLKTRELVKILIDEIDLPIIVDAGLGKPSEAAEAMELGAAAVLVNTAIATAGDPVKMGEAFGHAVLAGRKAFLSGAGAVKDFAEASSPLTGFLA
- the thiF gene encoding sulfur carrier protein ThiS adenylyltransferase ThiF, translated to MNSFEKGLSDYIGHDRLSKIQQIKIGIAGAGGLGSNCAFNLVRSGFTKFKIVDFDLVEPSNLNRQFYFLDQLYLPKVEALKSNLLKINPDIEIDILQTKVDRENIKEIFKDCDVVVEAFDKVFYKTVMAESFFSSGKLLVSASGLGGWGRSDDIIVRKVHERFYIVGDFEREVNENVLPISPRVNIAAAKQADVVLSIVLGDIE
- the thiS gene encoding sulfur carrier protein ThiS, encoding MKITLNGKNTELEKVMTMFELLEFKGIEPERVIIEYNFDILIKDDWKTTVLKEADNVEVLRFVGGG
- a CDS encoding LPXTG cell wall anchor domain-containing protein, whose product is MGMASFQNWIYLLAGAALLGVSFFFLMRSANKNLEELKSKSKKRR
- the yihA gene encoding ribosome biogenesis GTP-binding protein YihA/YsxC, whose product is MNINNARFEKGAVKPEQYPDNDIPEVTFVGRSNVGKSSLINALLNRKSLARIASKPGKTREINFYNIDDVLYFVDLPGYGYAKVSKDIKSAWGESIETYLNESKKLKLVVMLVDIRHSPSEDDQMMSKWLTSSSLPFIVVATKKDKIPRSKVKERLSDISNTLELGSGNMLIPFSSETKDGREEIMNYIASLV
- a CDS encoding SIR2 family protein; protein product: MRVAVILGAGFSKNSGLPVQSEIPELLVESCYKDEFENAISLVLKRFYEEVFSYSKGSTMPGLDDILTSIDIATNSGHHLGIKYSSIRLRAVRRFLVYRLFTILKEKYSYSEDVKNLICKLIANYSKVDFIVLNWDTVLENYIKLINPVIAIDYCNGGKSWRKEIGDTTEPLKIIKIHGSSNWLYCDNCRVLINDNYDDIPLIKKAGFKTMDFELFDEFRAIRPQTKDSENCFICGDKISSHIATFSFRKSFRESSFPELWNQAEDALTGAEKWIFVGYSLPQADYEFKHLMKISELKLSHRKERKPEMAVVLLNSTTTVATYKSFFGDRISTIYNGGIEEYLKYN
- the thiE gene encoding thiamine phosphate synthase, translated to MEKICWVTAKKDMLDTDLYCITDEEHSKGRNNIEVVKEMIGAGVKIIQYREKNRKLLHKYNECLKIRVMTKEAGVAFIVNDNIDIAMLVGADGVHIGQDDLPIEKVRELVGNDMIIGLSTHSPRQAEDAVRRGADYIGVGPIYRTYTKKDVCDPVGLEYLKFVVQNISIPYVAIGGIKEHNLDEVIGRGAKCVAMVTEIVESDNIKEKIKTIKNKMKRGAL
- the thiH gene encoding 2-iminoacetate synthase ThiH, with the protein product MSFYENYVEYKNFNFEDFFSNLTDDYIISIINKERISDLEFLALLSDKAGRHLEDMAQKSKRLTLQHFGKVIFLYTPIYVANYCVNQCVYCGFNISNDILRKKLTLDEVEKEAKIISETGLRHILLLTGESRIHSSVEYIKECIIVLKKYFRSISIEVYPLDISEYEELIGAGVDGFTMYQEVYNEDIYKELHLKGPKRNYRFRLDAPERACIAGMRSVNIGALLGLDDWRKEAFFTGLHADYLQTKYADTEISVSMPRMRPHNGEFHPKFNVDDRSLVQIMLAFRLFMPRAGITVSTRECAEFRDNLIGLGATKMSAGSSTEVGGHTLESKSEGQFDISDKRNVEEMKKSIYSKGYQPVFKDWQAI
- a CDS encoding YfhO family protein — its product is MNQNKNKTIITALLCFMLPAIITLIAFAKMGMAPFGKSSTMIMDMAGQYVEFLCGLKNGDVFFSWSKSLGGNYIGVFTYYVSSPLSLLTLLCPNSQMPIGVLFLTVLKIGLAGLTFSFMLKYKFGRYDLSTVLFSMLYGLMSYNIAYSMCIMWLDGVIWLPVIIIGIEKILKGKNNWILTFALFVSFISTYYISYMIGIFTAIYFLYRCLEEKLGVRAILQSLRKFVFSVIVAASWGAFLLLPTLASLFQGKIGTRGVDYNSKFNFSMHDFLQKLQPGSYDSITNSGSPFIYCGIIALLLFVIFFALKKISLHSKLLTGLFTLLLFFSLWICSLDKVWHVFQFPNWFPYRYSFVFSFLIILTAYRAFLELKLTKPLIALVLLIICSVDMYGNTIAIFKGLNNEFGYESYESYHEYKERITPLVAETNKDKDGFFRVGATFERTKNESIGFGYNGITHYSSTYNRYVNNLLQKMGMAQSWMWSSYFGSTMVTDAVFSVRYVISEHPVSPYYSPVKESGSAKLYHNSNALSIGTAVNEQSLFGFQFSDNSFESQNRLIKALTNSNDDCFNYLENTATDIGNAVEYNFVSNGMPVYAFFTTSEGDGDLLVNGENTAKLFTNETRCVQYIGTFNEGENVKVAVNNSGNIEGKLCYLNKEIYERSVAALKSKELHVDNYHNGSVSGTVSANEGDVLFTSIPYDQGWRAYVDGKEVELKTFADSLITIPLTAGTHKIKITYTPVGFTEGICISLVPSLLVLMLLLVTKKLPVSKPK